CGTCTCCCGGTTCGAGAAGCGCGGTGGCCAGCCTGATGGCTTCGGTTACGTCCTCGACGGTGTGGACGGCCACGCCCTGGTTCGAGGACTCCGCTGCCTCCGCCATCGTGAGCGGATCCCCTGCTCCGACCGCGATCAGCACGTCGAAGCGGAGGTCGGCGACGAGCCGGCCCATCTCCGCGTGTCGGGCGCGGGAGGCGTCCGCCTGCTGCCCCATCGCGCCGAGCACGGCGACGGTACGACGGGTGCCGGCCAGGGCCTTCACCGCCCGTAGCCCGGCCCGCATGGATTCGGGATTGGCGTTGTAGGCGTCGTTGACGAGGGTGATGCCGTCAGGTCGTTCGACGATCTCCAGCCGGCCCGCGGAGCGCCGCCGTGCGGCGTTCAGCCCATCGGCGATCTCGGCCACACCAAGGCCGAGTACGGTGGCGACGGCGGCGGCGGCCAGGGCGTTGCTCACCTGGTGCTCGCCTATGAGGTCGAGCTCGACCGGGGCGCGGCCGGAGGGCGTCACCAGCTCGAACGCGGTGCGCGCCCGGTCGTCCATCCGCACGTCTTCGGCTCGCACCGGCGCCTCCGACGACCCGCCGTACAACAGGACCTGGGCCCTGGTGCGGCCGGCCATGCCCATGACGTACGGGTCGTCGGCGTTGAGCAGGGCGAATCCGTCCGCCGGAAGTGCCTCGACCAGCTCGCCTTTGGCCTCGGCCACGTCGGCCGGCCCGACTCCCATACGCTCCACGTGTGCGGTGCCGACATTGAGCACCAGCCCGACCCGGGGCGGTGCGAGCCTGGTCAGATACGTCAGGTCGCCCTTCCGGCCTGCACCCATTTCCAGCACCAGGTATCGGGTGGTGGCATCGGCACGCAGCACGGTGAGCGGCAGCCCGAGCTCGTTGTTGAACGACCTGTCGGTGGCGACCGTCGCCGCGTGCCGTTCGAGCATCTGGGCCAGCAGGTCCTTGGTCGTGGTTTTGCCCACGGAGCCGGTCAGGCCGATCACGGTCGGGCTGATGTGTCCGAGCAGGTGCCTGGCCAGCAGGCCGAGCGCGAGCTGGACGTCCTCGACCACGAGGGCGGGCACGCCGACGGGCCGGGAGGCCAGCACGGCGACGGCGCCGCCCGCGATGGCACCGGCCGCGTAGTCGTGACCGTCGACGTTGACGCCGACCGTCGCGGCGAACAGGCCGCCAGGCACCACCTCGCGCGAGTCGACCGCCGAGGGCGCCGTCACCAGCGCCTGCGGGTCGCGCACGTCATGCAGGCTTGCGCCGACGACCTGCGCGATCTCGTTCAGCGTCATGGGGATCATGAGCCGCTCCTGGCGAAGGCGAGGTCGATGAGGCGGCGCAGCAGGTCCGGGTACGGGACACCGCTTGCGGCCCAGGCCCTGGCGTAGACGGAACGGGAGGTGAAACCGGGCATGGTGTTGATCTCCAACACGTACAGGCGTCCCGTGTCCTCTTCATAGAGGAAGTCGACACGGGACAGGCCGTAGCCACCGATCGCCCGGAAGGCACGCAGGGCCAGCTCGCGCACGTCCTCGGCCACCCGTTCCGGCAGCTCGGCAGGGATGATGGCGATCTCGGCCTGGCTGAGGTACTTGGCCTCATAGTCCAGCCAGTCGCCGGGCACGATGAGCTCGCCGGGCACCGAAGCGTCCGGAGTGTCATAGCCGCCGAGCACGCCGCAGATGACCTCGCGCGCGGTCACCTCCTGCTCGACGATGACCACCCGGTCGTAGGCGAGCGCCAGATCTACGCCCGCGCGCAGCTCCTCCATGGAGGTGACACGTGAGATGCCGATGGAGGAGCCCATGCTGGCCGGTTTGACGTACATCGGCCAGTCGAGCGACTTCACCAGACCCCAGCGGTCGGTGGTGGTGTGCCATTCGTGCTCGGTGAACCACACATGCGGGGTGACGGGAATGTTCTCCGCCAGGAACGTGCGCCGCATGGCGACCTTGTTCATGGCCACGGCCGAGGCCAGGACGCCGCAGCCCACGTACGGGATGCCCAACGTCTCCAGGTGACCCTGGACGACGCCGTCCTCGCCGAACGGCCCGTGCAGCACAGGGAAGACCACGTCCGCCAGATCGCGTCGCAGCTCCACCGGCCACCTACCCTGCCGGTCGATGATGACGGCGACGGGCTCGTACAGATCCCTCGGCAGAGCATCGAGCACAGCCTGCGCCGACTGCAGCGACACCTCGTGCTCGGCGGACGGCCCACCTGCCAGCACAGCCACGCGCATGCGTTCAGTCACGATCAATCAGCCTTCCTCAGTGGCACGGAGACAGCCGGACCCACCGCTTGGGAACAGGCGCCGGTCAACCCCATTCACTGTCGGCCGACCGTGTCCCCGCCTCGTCAGCGCCGTGTCATGGTTGTGTCACGGTCGCGCCGACCGCCGTCATCTCAACTCGATGAGCCTGGCGACCTTGAGTCCCAGATGCAGGGCGAGCCGGTCGTCCCCGCTGGACAGCGGCGATCTCCTCGATCCTGCGCAGCCGGTAGCGCAGGCTCGCACGGTGGATGCACAGGCTCGCCGCGGTGCGTTTGATGTCGCCCGTGTTATCGGTCCTGTTCTCGTATAGCTACGGCCAGGTGGCGCGCAGGCCAGTTCGCGGGCGCGGCCGGGAAGGCGGGCGAACGCCGCCGGCAGCACGAGAACGGCGAGCACCAGCGTGACCACGGCGAACAGCCGGTCTAGGGGCCGAGGCGGGAGGGTGCGCGGTTCGTTCATGACGACCACGATTGGCGCCGACCGTGACACAACCATGACACGGCGCTGACGAGGCGGGGACACGGCCGGCCGACAGTGGATGTGGTCGACCGGCGGGCGAGTTGCGGGCGAGTTACGGAGCGTGCGTGGAACTCGGCGGCGTGTCGCGAGTGTTGTTGATCGGGGGTTGACCCGGCCGTGCGGGAGGGCCTTGAGCTGGCCCTGACCCGAACCGTCCACCGTGGACTGGAAGCCGTGTCCGGACAAGCCGGGGGTGGACTGCGGCACGGTGACCGTACCGGTCGACTGGTCGAAGCCGGACGGGCTGACTACCCCTGTTACCCGAAGGAGGTCCGCCTCGGCAACGCCGCCGCCAACGACATCTACTGCTACGCGGACAAACGGTCCGCGCCCGGCCGCGAAGGGTTCGACGTGCTGGCCAACTTCTCCCACAGCTTCTTCAAGCCCTACAACGTCACCCTCGACTTCACCGACATGAACGTCTACATCGCCCGAGGCAAGGCCACCTGATCGCCGCGACTGCACGGGCGTCTGGGAGCTACGTTGAGTTGCAGGCTCGTACGGTCGCGGGGGGAGGGGCGAACCAGGCGCCCTTACCCCGTCGCCCGGTGCCGCACAAAGGTGGTGTCCCGGGCGCCGCAGCAGCCATGCGCGGCCGGAGGCATCCGATCGAACGCCGCCCCGATGGGCAGCGTGCGGGCGTCGGTCGCGGTCATGGAGACTCCTCGGAGGAGGGGGCGCTGTGGGGGATATGGCGCACCATAGGACCGCCCCCTCCTTCCTCCGCTGTGCACGGCGCCCATGCCCGTCGGGCCGCGCTGTGCACCCCGCCCTGACGGCTCAGGATACCCGCAGGTCAGAGGGTGTTCTCGTGCACGTGCACGATGAGCCACTCGCCGTCGGTACGGCGCAGCACGGTGGTGGTCCGCACGACCTCGAACTCACCCGTGGCGTAGTCCACGCGCAGCAGGTAGCGGGCCAGCGCGGTGTCGCCCCACACGTCCACGACCTCGTCGTAGGCGCGCAGGCCGGTCTCGGCCGGGCCGTCCGTCGGCCTGGCGTCTCGCACCTTGTCCAGCTGCGCCCTGCTGGTGATCAGGCCGGGGGCCGCCGAGTCGAAGATCGTGGCCTCCGGGTGCAGCAGGCGGTCGATGCCCGCCCTGTCCCCCCTGGCGTAGGCGTCGTACATGCCGGTCACAACCGCCCACACTGCCTGGCGCGTCATCATTGCCCTCTCGTTCGTGATCACTGGACCCATCGACCACTTTAGGGGGCTTTGTCGGCATTGCCGGACGGGATGGGGCGACCGTCAGCCGCACCACAGGCGATGGAAGGAGTAGCCGCGCGCCTTCAGCGTCTTGATGATCTTGGGTAGCGCGGCGACGGTCTGCCTCCTGTCGCCGCCGCCGTCGTGCAGCAGCACGATCCCGCCCGGCCTGACGTGCGCGAGCACCCGCTTGGCGATCGCCTTCGAGCCGGGCCTGCCCCAGTCGCGCGGGTCCACCGTCCACAGCCGCACCTGCTTGCCCAGCGCCGCCGCGCGCTTGCGGGCCCGCTTGTCCACCGCCCCGTACGGCGGGCGCAGGCACTGCGGCGTGTACCCGGTCTGCCTCCTGATCTCGGCGTCGGTGTCGAGCACCTGCCGCCTGAAGGCCGGCCACGACAGGCGGCGCACGTCGGGATGCGACCAGGTGTGGTTCTGGACGCTGTGGCCCTGCTCGAACACCTTCCTGGTCAGCGCCCTGTTCTCCCTGATGTTGGCGCCCAGCTGGAAGAACGTGGCGCGCACGCCGTGCTCGCGGAGGATCTCGAGCACCCGCGGCGTGTGCGCCGACGGCCCGTCGTCGAAGGTCAGATGGACCACCTTCTCCCCCGCCTCCGCGTGAGCGGCGGGAGCCGCTCCCAGTCCCGTCACCACGACGGCGGCCACGACCGGAACCAGCGCGCGCCAGCGAACCATCGCTTCCCCTCACCCCATATGCCTCTATGTCGTGATCTATCCTCCTGCACACGGAGAGCGGCTTTAATCACTCCGCCTGAGCTCGTGCTCCAGCTGCTCCAGCTCCGAGCCGCCCGCCATCAACGCGGTCAGCTCCTGGCGGGTGACGTCGCCCTTGGCGTACTCCCCGACACTGGCCCCCCTGTTGAGCAGCAGGAACCTGTCGCCGACCGGGTAGGCGTGGTGGGGGTTGTGGGTGATGAACACCACGCCGAGACCCCGGTCGCGGGCCCTGGCGATGTAACGCAGCACCACCCCCGCCTGCTTGACGCCGAGCGCGGAGGTGGGCTCGTCGAGGATGAGCACCCTGGCGCCGAAGTACACCGCCCTGGCGATGGCCACCGATTGGCGCTCGCCGCCCGACAGCGTGCCGACCGGCTGGTCGACGTCGCGGATGTCGATGCCCATCGCGCGCAGCTCGTCGCGGGCGACGCGGCGGGCGCGCGCGACGTCGAACCGCCCCAGGGACTTGACCGGCTCGGAGCCGAGGAAGAAGTTCCGCCACACCGACATGAGCGGGATCATCGCCAGGTCCTGGTAGACAGTGGCGATGCCCCTGTCCAGCGCCTCGCGCGGGCTCGACAGGCGCACGGGCGCGCCGTCGACGAGCAGCTCGCCCGAGTCGTGCTGGTGCACCCCCGCCAGGATCTTGATGAGCGTCGACTTGCCCGCGCCGTTGTCGCCGAGAACGCAGGTCACCTGACCTGCCGCCACGCCCATGGACACCCCGCGCAGGGCCAGGACGCTGCCGAAGGACTTGCCGATGTCCCTGGTCTGGAGGATCAATGCTTCACCTCTTCGGCGTAGCGGCGGACCAGGCGGTTGGCGAGCGTGGCCAGCAGCAGCATCGCGCCCAGGAAGAACTTGAACCAGTCGGCGTCCCAGCCGAGGAAGACGATGCCCTTGTCGGCCATGCCGAAGATGACCGCGCCGATGGAGGCGCCGATCGCCGAGCCGTACCCGCCGGTGAGCAGGCAGCCGCCGATGACGGCGGCGATGATGTAGATGAACTCCTGGCCGATGCCCGAGCTGGCCTGCACCGAGGTGTAGCGCAGCGCCAGGATCGAGCCGACCAGCCAGGCCGCGACCGCCGTGGTCATGAACAGGGCGATCTTGGTGCGCGCGGCCGGCACCCCGACCGCGCGGGCCGCCTGCTCGTTGCCGCCGACGGCGAAGATCCAGTTACCTGCCCGCGAGCGCATCAGCACCCAGGTGGCCACCACCGTCACCAGCACCCACCAGATGATCGCCACCCTGAACCCGCTGTCGCCGACGGTGCCGCCGAAGACCGTCCTGGCCGACTCGTAACCGTCCGCCCTGCGCAGGCCCGCCACCTGGACGGTGCCGGTGAGGGTCTTGGTCACGCCCAGGTTGACGCCCTGCAGCATGAGGAAGGTGCCCAGCGTGACGATGAAGCTGGGCAGCCTGGTCCTGGTCACGATGAGGCCGTTGACGAACCCGACGGCCAGCGCCACCGCGAGACCCGCCAGCATCGCCAGCCATACGTTCAGCCCGAATCTGGTGGCGAGCGTGACCAGCACCAGCCCCGTGGTGCCGGTCAGCACGCCCGCCGACAGGTCGAACTCGCCGCCGATCATCAGCAGCGCGATCGCCACCGCCATGATGCCGAGGGTGGCGGCCGGGTCGAGCCAGTTGGCGATGCCCGCGACCGAGCGGAAGACCTCCGACTGGGTCGCGAAGAAGGCGAAGACCACCACCGCGCCGACGACCGCGCCCAGCTCCGGCCTGATCAGCATGCGGCGCAGGCGCCCGACGTCGGCCAGGCGCTCGTCGGCGGTGACGGAACTCACCTGGTGCCGCTCTCTGCGAGCTTGGCGACCTGCTCGGCGTTGTCCTTGGTCACGAACCCGGGGCCGGTGTTGACCGGCAGCCCGCCGCCGACGGTGTTGAGGTTCGACCTGTAAAGGTGCAGGAAGGTGATCGGCAGCCAGCCCTGCAGGTACTGCTGCTGGTCGACGGCGAACAGCACCTCGCCGTCCTTGATGGCCGTCACCACGTCGCCGGACAGGTCGAAGGTGCCCAGCTTGGCCTGCGAGCCGGCGTCCTTCAGCGCGTCCCTCGCCGCGATGGCGACGGCCGGGTTCAGCGCCAGCACGCCGTTGATCGCCTGGTCCGACTGGATCTTCGCGGTCACCTTGGAGCTGACGTCGGCCAGGTTGCTGACGTCGACCTGCAGCCGCTCGACCGCACCGCCCAGCGTCTCCTCGGCGCCCTTGCACCGCTGGTCGAGGCCGACGTTGCCGGCCTCGTGGATGACGCACAGCAGCTTGGTGACGCCCGCCGCCTTGAGCTGCTCGCCCGCGCCGCGCCCGGCCACGTCCTCCGACTGGCCGACATGGGTGAGCGCGCCGAACTCCTTCGAGCGTTCGAGGCCGGAGTTGATGGTGATCACCGGGATCTTGGCGGCGACGGCCTTGCCGATCGACTCCTTCAGCGCGTCGGGATTGGCCATGGAGACCACGATCCCGTCCACCTTCTGCGTGACCGCCTGGTCGATGAGCTGGGACTGCTTGCCCGCGTCACCGTCGCCCTGGTAGGTGACGCTCGCGCCGTACTGCTTGCCCGCGGCCTCCGCGCCGTTCTTGACCACGTCCCAGAAGGCGTCGCCGGGGGCGGCGTGGGTGATGACGGCGAAGGTGCCGCCGCCCGCCGGGGCCGCCGCGGGCGGCGCGGAAGCGCTGGGGGCCGTGGCGGGGGCGGACTGTCCCGCGCCACCGCCTGAGCAGCCCGCCAGGGCCAGCGCACCTGCCAGGGCCAGCACGATCGGGGTACGTTTCATGCGACACCTCCAAGACCATCGGGCTCGCCCTTGATGTAAACGCGCGATTATCCCTTCGTCAATAATTTGTCGTGACATTAGGACCAATGAAGCAATAGAACGGAACCGTACGTTCCGTAGTACGCTGGTCCCATGACCGCCACACCCATGAGCGGCCGCCGAGCCCAGGCCGCCCGCAACGACGAAGCCATCCTCCAGGCGGCGAGAGCCGTCTTCACCGCCGACCCAGGTGCGCCGATCTCGGCGGTCGCCGACCGCGCCGGAGTCGGCATCAGCGCGCTCTACCGCCGCTACGGCAGCAAGGAGGCGCTGCTGCGCAAGCTCTGCGCCGACGGACTCGAGCTCTACATCGCCGCCTCGGAGAAGTCACTGGCCATGGCGGACGACCCATGGGAGGCGTTCGCGACCTACATGCGCGACATCGTCGACGCCGACTCCAGCTCCCTCACCATCGCGCTGGCCGGCACCTTCCAGCCCACCGAGGAGCTCTACCACCTCTCCACGCGCGCCTCCCAGCTGGCCGTCGAGGTCCACGACCGCGCGGTGACCGCAGGCGTCCTGCGCCCCGACGTCACCGTGGCCGACATCGCGCTGCTGTTCGAGCAGTTCGCCTCCATCAAGCTCGGCGACGAGCGGCGCACGACCGAGCTGCGGCACCGCTACCTGACGCTGGTGCTCGACTCCCTGCGCCACCCACCTGCCCACCGCCCGCTGCCCGGCCCCCCACCCACCGACGAGGAGCTGGAACGGCGCTGGACGCCGAGCTCCTGACGGCGCGCGCCCGCCTGCCGTCAGGAAGAGAGCCGGTCGGCCAGCGCCAGCGTGCGGCGCGCTCTCGCGATGACCGGCGCGTCCACGAACCGTCCGTCCCGCAACGCGACCGCGCCCACGTCACCGGCGGCCTCGGCGGCCGCCACGACCTGCCGCGCGCCCGCCACCTCCTCCTCCGACGGCCGGAACGCCTCGCGGATCACCGGCAGCTGCCGCGGATGGATCGCCGTGCGCCCGAACAGCCCCAGCCCGCGCCCACGCCTGGTCGAGGCCAGCAGCCCCGCGTCGTCGGCGACGTTGGCGTAGACCGACATCGGCACCGGCGGCAGCCCCGCCGCTGCCGCGGCCAGCACCGCCCCGACGCGCAGCTGGTCGAGCGCGCCCTCGTCGGTGATGGACAGCTGGGCGATCAGATCCTGCTCGCCCAGCGCCACGCCCGCCACCCGGGGATGCGCCGCGATCGCCATCGCGTTGACCACCCCTGCCGCCGACTCCAGTAGGGCGTGGACGGGCGCGTCGAGGTCCACCAGGTCCACCGCGGCGGGCGAGTCCACCTTCGGCACCCGCACGCCCGCCAGCGGGATCCCCTCCAGCGCCCGCAGGTCGAGCCGCCCCTGGTCGGTGGCGGGGTCGTTGATCCGCACATGGACGGCAGGCGCCCCGCCGCGCAGGTAGGCGCGCACGTGGCGCCTGGCCTCCTCCTTGCGCGAGGGAGCGACCGCGTCCTCCAGATCGATGATCACCACGTCCGCGCCGGACGCCACGGCCTTGTCGAACCGCTCGGGCCGGTCCCCCGGCACGTACAGCCACGTGAGGTTCACGCGATCACCCCGTCCTCGCGCAGTTGCTTGATCTGCTCGGGGGTGTAGTCGAGCTCGCCGAGCACCTCGTCGGTGTCGCGGCCGAGCGCGCGTCCGGCCCAGCGCACCTCGCCCGGCGTCTCCGACAGCCTGAACAGCACGTTCTGGACGGTCACCGTGCCCAGTTCCTCGTCGGGCAGCTCGACGAAGGTGTTCAGCGCCTGGTACTGGGCGTCCTCGGCGATGTCCTTCACATCGTAGATCGGGGCGATCGCCGCCTGTGCCTCCTCGAAGCGGGCGATGACCTCCTCCGCGTCGCGCTCGGCGATCCACGAGCCGACCGCCTCGTCCAGCTCCTCCACGTGCCGCACCCGGCCCGCGCCGCTGGAGAACCACGGCTGCTCGACCAGGTCGGGCCTGCCCACCAGGGTGACCACGCGCTCGGCGATGGTCTGCGCGCTGGTGGAGACGGCCAGCCAGCGGCCGTCTCTGGTGCGGTAGGTGTTGCGCGGGGCGTTGCTGCTCGATCGGTTGCCCGTGCGCCGCGGCACCACCCCGAGCGCCTTGTAGGCCGTCATCTGCGGTCCGAGCAGGCCCAGGATCGGCTCGATGATCGCCATGTCGACGACCTGGCCGCGGCCGGTCCGCTCGCGCGCGTGCAGGGCGACCATGATGGCGTAGGACATCGCCAGTCCCGCGATGCCGTCGGCCAGCGCGAGCGGCGGCAGCGTCGGCGGGCCGTCGGGCTGGCCGGTCATCGCGGCGAATCCGCTCATCGCCTCGGCCAGCGTGCCGAACCCTGGCTGCCTGGCCATCGGCCCGACCTGCCCGAACCCTGTCATCCTCGCCACGATCAGGCGCGGGTTGAGCGCCAGCAGGTCGTCGGGCGCCAGACCCCAGCGCTCCAGCGTGCCGGGCCTGAAGTTCTCCACCAGCACGTCGGACTCCCGCGCCAGGCGGCGCAGGATCTCCTGGCCCTCGGCCCTGGACAGGTCGACGGCGGCGGCCCGCTTGTTGCGCGAGAGCGACTTCCACCACAGGCCGACCCCGTCCTTGGCGGCCCCGTGACCGCGCGAAGGGTCACCGCGCCTGGGGTGCTCGATCTTGATGACGTCGGCGCCGAAGTCGCCCAGCATCATCGCGGCGGACGGCCCGGCGAACAACGTCGCCGCGTCGATCACGCGGATATCGGCAAGACTCGTCATAGTCGTATATCTTATAAGTTATGCGAGCCCCGATGAGCAAAGCGGACTACGCGTACGAGGTGCTGCGGGAGGAGATCAGGACCGGCCGAATCCCCGGCGGCACCGCCCTGCGCGCCGCGGCGGTCGCCGACCGGCTCGGCGTGTCGGTCACCCCCGTCCGCGAGGCCCTGCGCCGCCTGGAGAAGGACCGGCTGATCAGCTACGAGACGCATCACGGGGCGACCGTGGTCGACCTGGGAGACGAGGCGCTGGCCGAGTTCTACGGGGTGCGCGCGGTCGTCGAGGGCCTGGGCGCGCGGCTGGCCGCCGCCCGCGTCGGCGCGGCCGATCTGGCGGGCCTGCGCGAGCTGCACGCCTCGATGACCGAGGCCGCGGCGGCGGGCCGGCTGGACGAGCTGGGCGCCGGGTCGGAGGAGTTCCACCTGCGCATCGCCGACATCGGCGGGCCCGCCTTCCTCGGCCAGCACGCCCGGGCGGTGCGGGCCAGCTTCCCCGTGCCGCCCTCCGCCTCGCTCTGGCTCGACCCCGAGGTGGCCGCGCGGCAGCTGGAGGCGCACGAGCGGATCCTGCGGGCGCTGGAGGAGGGCGACGGGGCGACCGCCGAACGGATCATGATCGAGCACGTCGAGGCGGGCGCGACGCACCGGCGCGAGCAGGGCACGCCGCCGGGCTGACCCCGGGGCGTCAGAGCCGAGCGGCTCTGCAGGCCAGCTGGAGTGCCAGCCGTTGCTGGGGATCGTTCAGGTCCGCCTGGAGCAGTTCCTCGATGCGTCTGACGTTCCTGCTGACCGCGTTGCGGTGCATCCGCACCTCCTCGGCGGCTCTGGCAGGCGAGCCGTGGTGGTCGAGGTAGGCGCGCAGGATCTCCAGCAGCAGTGCCGCCTTCTTCTGCTCCAGGATCGGCTGCAGCAGCTCCCTCACCGCCTGCTGCGCCGCGTCGGAGGAGTACCACTCCTCCAGCATCCGATCGAGCCCCGCCAGGTCGTAGGTGGCCAGCGCCGACGACGCGCGGCGCACGGCCGTACGGGCCTCGGAGGCCGAGGTGCGCAGGCCCAGCAGTCCCTGGTGGGCGGTGCTGACGCCGCACCGCAGCTCGACTCCCGCCGGCCGGACACGCTCCAGCAGCAGCGCCGCGTCCCTGGTGGCGGCGCGCAGGCCCGCGCGTCCCGGGTCGTGCGGCGAGGTGCGCACCACGATGAGCGCCCCGTCGGCCATCGCGACGCTCCACTCGGGCCCCACCAGCTCGCGCACCAGGCGGGCGGCCCGTGTGGCGAGGGTGTCGAGCAGCGCGTAGGGCTCCGGCCCCTCCATCCGCAGCACCACGTGCCATCCGTCGACGGGCAGCCCCAGCGTGCGCGCCCTCGGGGCCAGCTCCTGCGCCTGCCTCTCCGGGGCGACCAGCAGCTCGGTCAGCACCTGGGCGCGCGAGCGGGCCGGCGCCTCCTCCGCGGGCCCTGCCGCGGCCGCCAGCTCGGCCAGCCTGAGCACGATCCGCACCGCCCTGCCCAGATGGCCGTCCCGGTCCGGCGCGGAGAGGTCCGCCGCGACCTCGACGCCGAGCGCCGCGCCCGCCGCCGCGGCCATCCGCTCGGGAGCTCCCGCCGCGGCGAGCACGCCGCGCACCGCCTTCTCCGCCCGCACCAGCGCGTCGGCGGCGTCGCCGGCGATGGCCCGGTCGATGGCGACGACGAGCCCGGCCAGCTCCGTCCCCTCGGGCGCCGACAGCAGTGCCACCCCGGCCCGCTCGGCCAGGGCGGCGGCCGAGCGGGCCACCTCCACCGGCGCCGTCAGCACCAGCGCGGCCGCGCCCGCCGCCGCCGCGTCGCGCAGCACCACCTCCAGGCGGTAGCCGGTGGCTCGCAGCGACGCCTCGAGGGTGAGCACGAGCATCGCGCCCCGCGGCTGGTCCACGACCGTCCGCAGGTCCTCCACCAGCCGCACCCCGGTCGCGGGTCCCGGCGCGTCAGGTCCGGCCAGTCGGCGCAGGCCATCCCCCACAAACACCTCTTCAGTGTGCCATGAGCACACCGATCTCCCAATGAGGGTCTGCCGGCACACCACGGGTGGTCTGCGGCTTTCCTACTGTGGAGGCCATGCACATCGACACCGGGACACTCCCCGCCTACGCCAGGGGCTGCGCGGTCCTCGGCTCGGGTGGCGGCGGTCCGGTGACGATCGCCAGGGCCGCCGCCCTCCAGGCGCTGCGTGACCACGGCCCGGTCCGCGTGGTCCAGCCCGCCGGTCTCGACCCCGACCTGCTGGTCATGCCCGTCGGCATCGCCGGCTCCTCCGCCGTGACGTCCGAACGGGTCGGCGGCACCGACGAGCCGCTGCACCTGCGCCAGAAGATCGAGGAGCTGTACGGCGTGCCGGTCGGCGCCCTGCTGGCCAGCGAGATCGGCGGCGCGAACGGCTGCCTGGCCGTCGCCTGGGCCGCCCGCCTCGGCCTGCCCCTGGTGGACGCCGACGGCATGAGCCGTGCCTTCCCCCGCATGGACCAGACCGTCATGCAGCTGCGCGGCGTCTCCCCCACCCCCGCCGTGATCTGCGACGGGCGCGGCAGGACCGTCGTCATCGACCAGGTCTCGGGCCGCTGGCTGGAGCGCCTGGTGCGCGCCGCCCTCGAACCCTTCGGCGGCGTGGTCGCCACCAGCGAGTACGTGCTGCGCGGCCACC
This window of the Nonomuraea africana genome carries:
- a CDS encoding CaiB/BaiF CoA transferase family protein, whose amino-acid sequence is MTSLADIRVIDAATLFAGPSAAMMLGDFGADVIKIEHPRRGDPSRGHGAAKDGVGLWWKSLSRNKRAAAVDLSRAEGQEILRRLARESDVLVENFRPGTLERWGLAPDDLLALNPRLIVARMTGFGQVGPMARQPGFGTLAEAMSGFAAMTGQPDGPPTLPPLALADGIAGLAMSYAIMVALHARERTGRGQVVDMAIIEPILGLLGPQMTAYKALGVVPRRTGNRSSSNAPRNTYRTRDGRWLAVSTSAQTIAERVVTLVGRPDLVEQPWFSSGAGRVRHVEELDEAVGSWIAERDAEEVIARFEEAQAAIAPIYDVKDIAEDAQYQALNTFVELPDEELGTVTVQNVLFRLSETPGEVRWAGRALGRDTDEVLGELDYTPEQIKQLREDGVIA
- a CDS encoding GntR family transcriptional regulator, whose translation is MSKADYAYEVLREEIRTGRIPGGTALRAAAVADRLGVSVTPVREALRRLEKDRLISYETHHGATVVDLGDEALAEFYGVRAVVEGLGARLAAARVGAADLAGLRELHASMTEAAAAGRLDELGAGSEEFHLRIADIGGPAFLGQHARAVRASFPVPPSASLWLDPEVAARQLEAHERILRALEEGDGATAERIMIEHVEAGATHRREQGTPPG
- a CDS encoding helix-turn-helix domain-containing protein, coding for MFVGDGLRRLAGPDAPGPATGVRLVEDLRTVVDQPRGAMLVLTLEASLRATGYRLEVVLRDAAAAGAAALVLTAPVEVARSAAALAERAGVALLSAPEGTELAGLVVAIDRAIAGDAADALVRAEKAVRGVLAAAGAPERMAAAAGAALGVEVAADLSAPDRDGHLGRAVRIVLRLAELAAAAGPAEEAPARSRAQVLTELLVAPERQAQELAPRARTLGLPVDGWHVVLRMEGPEPYALLDTLATRAARLVRELVGPEWSVAMADGALIVVRTSPHDPGRAGLRAATRDAALLLERVRPAGVELRCGVSTAHQGLLGLRTSASEARTAVRRASSALATYDLAGLDRMLEEWYSSDAAQQAVRELLQPILEQKKAALLLEILRAYLDHHGSPARAAEEVRMHRNAVSRNVRRIEELLQADLNDPQQRLALQLACRAARL